The following coding sequences lie in one Spea bombifrons isolate aSpeBom1 chromosome 5, aSpeBom1.2.pri, whole genome shotgun sequence genomic window:
- the RHPN1 gene encoding rhophilin-1, which produces MMEPVSSDPDPFPPRHDTEGSVRKGCDPFAQSQRSKLQHRRARINQQINKEIRMRAGAENLFRATTNHKVKETVALELSYVNSNLQLLKEELAELNSSVEIYQNDSGIISVPMIPLGLKETKELDVTEQLKDFISSHYGEDPHVYEKEIREFNHLRQAMRTPSRSEAGLELLMEYYNQLYFLDNRFVPPNGNLGVYFHWYDSLTGVPSCQRALAFEKGSVLFNMGALHTQMGAREDRLSVEGVETAIEAFQKAAGCFNYLKENFSNAPSLDMSAASLSMLVRLMVAQVQECIFEKFALENTRSTFLSELRMAQEAAVVEDVYTLVYRTMTHPPVKDYVPFSWTTMVRVKAEHFKALSHFHAANALCDFTTVESEMSEHEKAFLQFHVTAPEGPSVPFLLQDLEERRKLGKAHLKKAVMKHEEAMRIHGLCKILRKMDILQEVLSSAHKRSLGKYSDIDHEEDFFETGDAPDIEPKTEQRPEIKMPVFSKLKVKDVFHRLGPLSVFSAKHKWRSAQKVRLERGDGGFGFTLRGDSPVLIAAVVPGGCAAVAGVKEGSYIVSVNGEDCRWSKHSEVVQMLKNIGKDGADIEVVTFLSPDPQSTVVDKKDSMLTSSEILDGNKENNRKSALGAKCTGTLLIWNRKNKSRKKDPNNDAFQLPFSAVQNSESLY; this is translated from the exons GGATGCGACCCCTTTGCCCAGTCCCAGCGGAGTAAACTCCAGCACCGCCGGGCGCggatcaaccagcaaatcaacAAGGAGATCAGGATGAGGGCCGGAGCCGAAAACCTCTTCCG CGCCACTACCAACCACAAAGTGAAGGAGACGGTCGCCCTGGAGCTGAGCTACGTCAACTCCAACCTTCAGCTCCTCAAGGAGGAACTCGCTGAGCTCAACAGCTCTGTGGAGATCTACCAGAACGACAG CGGCATAATCAGCGTCCCGATGATACCCTTAGGATTAAAGGAGACGAAGGAGCTGGATGTCACCGAGCAGCTGAAG GATTTCATCAGCAGTCACTACGGTGAAGATCCTCACGTCTACGAAAAGGAGATCCGGGAATTCAACCACCTGCGCCAG GCTATGAGGACCCCGAGCCGCAGCGAGGCCGGACTGGAGCTTCTCATGGAGTATTACAATCAGCTGTACTTCTTGGATAACCGATTCGTCCCACCCAACGGAAACCTGGGTGTCTACTTTCACTG GTACGATTCTCTCACCGGGGTCCCTTCCTGCCAGAGGGCCCTGGCCTTCGAGAAAGGCAGCGTGTTATTCAACATGGGAGCCCTGCACACCCAGATGGGGGCCAGAGAGGACAGGCTGTCGGTGGAAGGAGTGGAGACGGCCATCGAGGCGTTTCAGAAAGCTGCCG GGTGTTTTAACTACTTGAAAGAAAACTTTTCCAACGCGCCGAGCCTAGACATGAGCGCAGCCTCGCTGAGCATGCTGGTCCGGCTGATGGTCGCGCAGGTTCAGGAGTGCATCTTTGAGAAGTTTGCCCTGGAGAACACGCGGAGCACGTTCCTGAGCGAGCTGCGGATGGCACAAGAAGCTGCGGTG GTGGAAGACGTGTACACCCTGGTGTACAGGACCATGACTCACCCTCCCGTTAAGGACTACGTCCCTTTCTCGTGGACCACCATGGTGCGAGTCAAAGCCGAGCACTTCAAAGCACTTTCGCACTTTCACGCGGCCAACGCGCTCTGTGACTTCACCA CTGTGGAGTCGGAAATGAGCGAACACGAGAAAGCCTTTCTTCAGTTCCACGTGACGGCTCCGGAGGGTCCGTCTGTCCCGTTTTTATTGCAAGACCTTGAGGAACGGCGGAAACTAG GTAAGGCCCATTTGAAGAAGGCCGTTATGAAGCACGAGGAGGCGATGAGGATCCACGGCCTGTGCAAGATTCTGCGCAAGATGGACATTTTGCAGGAAGTCCTCTCCTCGGCTCACAAGAGGTCCCTGGGAAAATACTCGGACATCGACCACGAGGAGGACTTCTTCGAGACGGGGGACGCGCCGGACATCGAGC CAAAAACCGAGCAGAGGCCGGAGATAAAAATGCCGGTTTTCTCGAAGCTGAAGGTGAAGGACGTTTTCCATCGCCTG GGCCCTCTGTCCGTCTTCTCCGCAAAACACAAGTGGCGCTCGGCGCAGAAGGTTCGCCTGGAGAGGGGTGACGGAGGCTTTGGGTTCACCTTGCGGGGGGACTCGCCTGTCCTTATCGCCGCGGTGGTCCCTGGAGGCTGTGCCGCT GTTGCCGGGGTGAAAGAAGGATCCTACATCGTCTCTGTGAACGGGGAGGACTGTCGCTGGTCGAAACACTCAGAAGTTGTCCAGATGCTTAAAAACATCGGCAAAGATGGCGCGGACATTGAAGTGGTGACTTTCCTCAGCCCCGACCCGCAGAGCACG GTGGTGGACAAGAAGGATTCTATGCTGACGTCTAGCGAGATCCTCGACGGTAACAAGGAGAACAACCGAAAATCCGCCCTCGGCGCCAAGTGTACCGGCACGCTATTAATCTGGAACAGGAAGAACAAGTCCCGTAAAAAGGACCCAAATAACGACGCATTTCAGCTGCCGTTCAGTGCCGTCCAGAACAGCGAGTCCTTGTACTGA